The window AATTGCTGGACATTATAAAACCTGGTCACGGCACGGCGTGACAGATATAAATAAAAGCCGGCAGAACAAAAGGTAAAACCCGGGCTCAGGTCCCGACCGGCAAGTTGCAAGGACAGTTCCGTCAGCGCAGGAACAAAATGGAGCAGATCTTGGTAGCGGTTCTGTTGATCCGGCTGGGTTAGCTGACGCACATAAAAGTAGAGCAGCGGTCCGATTGCAAATGAAAGTTTGAGCGGCCATGGCTGCCCGCCCATGACCCGGATCAACCAAAAGCTTACAACAACAAGTGCCAACCCCAGAAACCTGTTGGCTTTCGTCTCGGGTCCCTTAATCAGCCATAATAACGCTGCAAAAGCCAGCCCGATAAAAATCAGGCCGAGCAGCAGCATGTTGTCGAAATTCATATACAACTGGTGTCCGTTCATTTCTTTTTTTCGCGTCAAGGTATATTCCAAAATAATAAAAACCTGAGCAAGAGTAATTTAAACTAAATACAGTCAGGGCAAATGTAACGAAATCGAACAATGGGTGTCCGGGGCTGAAATAGGATTGATATTGCCAGGCCGACCTGAAGGGCGCTGCCTTTAAGACTTCATGCAGGGTAATAATTATAGATTACCGGTGGCAATCATTCGAATATATAATTCTAAAATTCAATAAGCTGGCCTACCGACCCGTGACTGAAAGCAAGCCTTGATTTTAAGTTGAACAAGATCGATGGCTTATTCGTATAAGTGGTAAAACCAACAGACGTGGAAAGAAATAAATCGGAACTGGAAAAAATTATGGCCTTCTCTCTCGATTTGATCTGTACGATGGATGAAGAAGGGCGCTTTGTCAAAGTAAGTGCAGCTTCGGGTCCGGTTTTGGGTTATGTGCCGGAAGAATTGAAAGGTAGATTTTATTGGGAATTCGTTTATCCGGAGGACTGCGGTATCACCCGCAACTATACCGAAGCGATCATGGCTGGCCGCATGGTGCAAAGCTTCGAGAACCGATATGTCGGCAAAGACGGGAATGTCAAACCAGTGTTGTGGTCATCGAACTGGGACGCTGAAGATCGGATTATGTATTGTATTGCCCGAGACGGCAGCGGAAAAAAACAGTCGGAAGCCTTGCAACGGTCTTTGGAAGAAGGCAACATACGCTATGAATATGTGACTAAAGCCACATCCGATGCCGTTTGGGACTGGAACCTGGAAAAGAATACTTTATATTGGGGAGAAGGCTTTACTTCGGTATTCGGCTATAACCTCAAAGAAATAACCGATGACATCAGATCATGGACGGAACACGTGCATCCTGAGGATGCACAGGCTGTCGTCAGCAGCGTTTACCACGTCATCGATCGCGGCGAAACTAATTGGAAAAAGGAATACCGGTACCAAAGAGCCGACGGCAGTTTCGCTGAGGTGGTTGACCGCGGTTTTGTTATTCGAGATGCGTCCGGAAAGGCCATTAGAATGGTTGGAGCGATGCACGATATTTCAGAGCGCAAGAAATCGCTTGCCGAGTTGAAGCAATTTGCGGAAGACCTCTATAAACGGAACCGGGAACTGCATCAGTTCGGCTACGTCGTTTCTCACAATTTGCGCTTACCAGTAGCCAATATCATCGGCATAGCTGATCTTATGGAAGCCGAACGTGACTGCCCGGAAACCCTTGACTTTTGTATCGCCGGTATGAAAGCTTCCGGAAGTAGCCTGGATGAGGTGATAAGGGACCTAAGTACCATCCTCTCCGTAACAGATGGAAGTATGGAGATTACTAAAGAACCTATCGATGTACTGGAAATCATC is drawn from Mucilaginibacter ginsenosidivorax and contains these coding sequences:
- a CDS encoding sensor histidine kinase, with product MERNKSELEKIMAFSLDLICTMDEEGRFVKVSAASGPVLGYVPEELKGRFYWEFVYPEDCGITRNYTEAIMAGRMVQSFENRYVGKDGNVKPVLWSSNWDAEDRIMYCIARDGSGKKQSEALQRSLEEGNIRYEYVTKATSDAVWDWNLEKNTLYWGEGFTSVFGYNLKEITDDIRSWTEHVHPEDAQAVVSSVYHVIDRGETNWKKEYRYQRADGSFAEVVDRGFVIRDASGKAIRMVGAMHDISERKKSLAELKQFAEDLYKRNRELHQFGYVVSHNLRLPVANIIGIADLMEAERDCPETLDFCIAGMKASGSSLDEVIRDLSTILSVTDGSMEITKEPIDVLEIIHKVKADLNQSILETQAVIHVPEGNYLLHSHKAYLYSVFYNLINNAIKYRSTQPPTVTILVEDSPESLVVQLTDNGIGIDLRRHQDDLFRPYKRFNNERKGKGLGLFLVKSHMDALHGTISIQSEPKKGTSFEMTFLKEK